The Verrucomicrobium spinosum DSM 4136 = JCM 18804 DNA segment AGCCGGACCAACACCCGCTGGTACTGACGTCCACCTGTGGCTATGAGCCCAACCCTGGTCGAGGCGTGGCCTCCGTACCCCAGGCTCTGGCTCTCGCGGAAGCCGAAGGCCAGGAGGAACTGGTGTGCATCGGTGGTGGGCAGGTTTTTGCCACCGCCTTGCCGCACGCCACGCGGCTCGTGATCACCCATATCAAACACATCTTCGAGCCGGGCGACCAACCGGTGTATTTCCCTCCAATATCCGCCGATGCCTGGAGGGAAGAGCGTCGCCTCGATCATGCAGTCGATGACCGACACGCGTGGCCGTTCACCTTTGTCGAGTATGTGCCCCGGGTGGAGGAGCAGCCAGAGGTCTAAAGCACCGCCACCACCTGACTCCTCTGGCCGGACCTTCCGCCAGGAAGAACGACCTGCGAGCCCACCTTTGCCCCTACAAGAAGCTGGCCCAGCGGGGAAGATGGAGTGATCACGAGGATCTCCCTGCCTTCATGCTGCACTTCTGTTCCGCCCGCCGTGGGCCCTAGGAAATAGCAAGAGACGCCCTCTGGACCCGTGAGTTGGACAAGCGCCCCGAGGGCGGCAGGTTCGCCCGCTTCCAATGGCCGACACCTCAGGGCCCGATAGGCCACCAGCGCCTCCTCGGTCTCGGCCACCCGCATGGCCTGGCCCCGCGCAAGGTAGGAGGCTTCCAGACTGCGGGTGTCGTACTTGTTCTCGGCCCGGCTGCCTGGATCCGTCGCCGCAGCATAGGCATCCCGTGCGGCACGATGGTAGGCCTCCACCTGCGCGGTGAGCGCGGCAATGATTTCTTGAATGACGGCTTCTTTGTTCACTTGAGAAGACGTGCCACATGATCCCGGCAGGAGCAAATGCCGGGAGGAGGCGGGGCCAAACAACCGGTCAGATTTGCCCCCTGTCCACAATTTGCCAGAGACACTCACTACTGCATCGGCAGGGCAATCTCCGTGCGGCTGCCGTTGCGGGAAAGTTTTACCTGAACCCTGTCCCCCGGAAAACGGTTCTGCAGCAAATACCCCAGCAAAAGGCTCTCCGTCGTAAAAGAAGCCTTCCCGTCCACTTCCAGAATGATGTCCCCCTTCTGGAAACCGGCGTTCTTCGCCGCGGCATGTTTTCCGTGGGCACCCAGCCCCTTGACCCGCAGAGCCATGCCTCCGGGTGCGAGCCCCAACTTCAAACGCTCCTCCGCCGGCAGCGTGTCCAGCGCCATCCCTCCCAATACCATGCCCCGCATGGGCCACGCACCCACACGACCAGAGATGTTGGCCTGGGCCCGCCAACCAGGGAAAAGCTTGAACTGTAGTGCCAGCTCCTGCCCGTTGCGACGAATCTCCATGGGCAACTCCACCGCGTCACCCGCCCCGTGCAGCACCCAGCTTACATCGGCGATCGACAGGATCGGCTGCCCGGCAAATTTCACCAAATCGTCTCCGGCCTGTAGACCAGCTTCAGCGGCGGACGTCCCCGGAACAACCGTCTGCACTCTTGCAGCCTGATCCGGCGCGAGGAGAAAGCCCACCGTCTCTGCCGCAGGCATGGGGTAGATCCACTCTTCTGGCAGGGGCTTTTTCTGGTCCCGATGCCAGGCCCGGAAGGCATCTCCAATCTGATGGCAATGCACACAACTCTGCACCACTTTCCCCTGCCAGTTGAGATCGCGCTCATACCGGCCGGCGAGCAAAGGAATCTCCAGCGGAGATTTGAAGGGCAGCGGCTTGCCCTGTTTCCCCAGCAGACTGGCCTTGTTGGCCGGATACCCAGAGTGCAGCTTCAGTGCCCCCTCCAACATCCGCAAGTAGCCGGAAACGGAGCTGTCCGCAGCATCCTTCTGATGTGTCCACGATCCGTAGCGACCATAGAGCGTGCCGTCACCATTGAAGATCAGCGTGGAGAAAGAGAGATCGTAATCGAACTGGAACACCTGAAGATCCAAGGCGTTTGCATTGATCAGCCGCACACAGACAAACTGGTCCAGCAAAGGCTGCAATTCCTGCTCATCCATCAGAACGCGGGCGTCCAGACCCGCACAGGCGAGACAGGGGATGCACCTGAGGACCACCAGCAGAGGCTTGCCCGTGCGTTTTGCCTCCGCGAACCCGCGATCCAGGTCGTTGTAGATCCAGCGGCCATCGTTCTCCCAGGTGGCACGGTCTTTTCGCACCGCGCCTTCACGATCTTTGACGGCCTCAGCCCTCAATCCCACCGCCGCTGCAATCAGGGCGCCAAGCACAAAAAAATGGCGATGCAATTTCATGCACCGCCATTTTGCTTAAATCGAAAGAATAGTGCAACCACCGTGTGAGGCGGTCAGCTACTGCCCCTTATTTCTTCTTGTCCCACTCCTTGGATTTCACCAGAGCGTCCACCTCACCCTTGGCGGCAAAGTCAGCCGGGAGGGCGTTTGCTTTGGCAAGATACTGTAGAGCGGCCTGGAAGCCTAGCACCTCCCCTTTCTTGCCCTCAAGCTTGTCCGCCGTGAGAGCTTTCAGAGAGGCCACGTACTCATCTGCCCCGGCCTTAACCAAAGCGGCAGTGGCTGACTCATTCTCATAGGCAAGGGACTCCATGAGCAAGAGGGTCTTGGCCTGACCTTCTGCCTTGGCCGCATTCTCCCGAATGCCTTTGGCGATCTCCTTGCGCTTGGCCGTGGTTGCAGCCTCAGTCTGCCTGCCATCCGTGCCTCCCTCAATCGAACGGGCAGGCAGCGGCCGATACCAAATGTTGCGATAGCGCACTGGGTTGCCGTGATCCTGGAGCTTGAGTGGCCCTTTCTCCGGGAAAGGACGGGGCTTGGACCGCCCTTTGTGCCCACCCCCGCCCTCAAGCGGAGTATGATCCTGCACCAGCACGCCATTAATGAAGACGGTCAGTGACCCCGGGTCGAGTTCCTTGCCGTCTTTGAAGATGGGGCGGCGGAAGATGATGTCATAGGTCTGCCATTCGCCCGGCGCGAAAAGGGGATTGGCCATGGGCGGATTGACGCCATAGACAGAGCCGGCGAACCCATCCGCATAGGTAGGGTTGTTGTAGTTGTCCAGCACTTGAACTTCCACAGCGCCCATCAGGAAAACACCACTGTTACCGCGGCCCTGGCTATCCCCTTTTACTTCTTTTGGTGCCGACCACTCGATGTGGAGCTGGCAGTCACTGAACTCCTCCACGGAGCGGATGTATCCGGATCCCGGCACACACTGGAGCGCTCCGTCCTTCACGACCCATTTGGTCGGTTCAGCAGGGCTTTTGTCAGCCTGCCACTTGGAAATCTCCGCCTCCGTACCGCCAAAGAGAATACGGGCGTCTGACGGTGGTTTCCCGGGTTGATCCTGGGAGCCGAAGGTACCCGGCTCCACACGAGGAGGCTGGGGCCGGTTCCGATCATGGATGGCCCAAGGATGATTCGCATCTGGCGCATCGCCATAAAAGGCTGGGCCAACGGGATCTGCGGCTTGCAGGCTCGTCGTCAGGAGAGGCAGAGCGCAGAGGGCAGCCAGTGTGGAAGGTGAGGAGAGCTTCATGGTATTTGAAAAAACATCACTGATGTCATGAGGGATGGCTGGTACGTCCACGCCGGCTCCGCCCTTGCAAAGGCCCCTTTTATAGAGAATCTGAAAGGCATGTCCTCGCCCTTCGCCCAACTCGCGGAAGCTCGCATCAAGGAGGCCATCGACGCTGGAGAATTCGATAATCTCTCTGGCAAGGGCCAACCGCTCGACATGGATGGCTATTTTTCCGCCCCTTCGTCTTTGCGGTCTGGATTTGGGTTGTTAAAGAGCGCTTCGGTAGTGCCGCCCGAAGTGACCGCCATGCTGGAGGTCGCCGGGCTGCGCCATCATTTGGAATCAGCCACTGGCGAACGGGCTGAACTTCTACGTAAACAGTTGCAAATGAAAGAAGTAGAGCTGACCATGGCTCTGGAAAGGGTCAAACGCGCATTGAAGGCAGATGTGATTGCCTGACATCATCGGGATCCACGTGAGGGCTATACCCGCGGCAGAACTCTCCACCCAAGCGGTACGGACAGCGATTCTCCGTCCTTGCAATTTGACAAATCATCTCTAAGTAGCCCGCTCCCATGGCTTCGACACCCGTCATCAACCTCCGCAAAGGACACGCTGTTCGTTACAACAACGACGTGTGCCTCGTCACCGGCACCGAACTCAAGACGCCGCCCCGCATGGCGTCATACGTGCAGATGTCGATCCGCAGCATCACTTCCGGCAAAGTTCACAACCTGCGCATGACCTCCAACGAGTCCCTGGACTCTGTGGTGCTCAACAAGGATGCGCACGAGTACAGCTACAAGGACGGCGACGGCTACCACTTCCTGCACCCCGAGTCCTTCGAAGATGTCACCCTGAGCGAAGATCTGGTGAAGGACGTGAAGGAGTACCTCATGGAAGGTCAAAAATACCTCATCATCTTCACAGACGACGTGGTCGCGGGCATCGAACTGCCGCCCTCGCTGGTGATGAATGTGGCCGAGGCCCCCGAAGGTGTGAAGGGCGACTCCGCCAACAACGTGTACAAGGCCGCAGTCATGGAAACCGGTCTCACCGTGCAGGTGCCCCTCTTCATCAACTCTGGCGACAAGATCAGCGTCAAGACCGAAGACGGATCCTACCTCGGCCGCGCAAACTAAGACCTGGGCTGGCTCACGCCATTCCGTCATCACTTATAAAAGAAGGCAGCGCGGCATCCGCGCTGCCTTCCCTGTTTTTGGGGAGGGTTTTAAATTGTTCTCATCACCCCGAAGGCTCAGGCCATGCTGTGCAGGCCGACGACGTTTCCTTCAGAATCCTGGAAGATGCCGATGAAACCGTGCGGCGGGATGTCCGTACGCCCCTTGAGCACCGTCCCACCAGCAGCCGGAATGCGGGAAAGCACCCCATCAAGGTCGCCCTCCACATTCAGATAAATGATGGTGCCGCCCTCGCCGGGCTTCATCTCCTTCATCTTCGTGAGGGAACCACCCACGCCCTTCATCGGGTCATAGGGAAAAATGGCCATGGGCAGCGAAGAGCCGGCAACTTCCTCAAGCTTCTCATTGAGGATCGCTTCGTAAAATGCCTTGGCGCGCGGAAGGTCGTCAACAGCCAGTTCGAACCAGTTCAGGACATTGTCTTTCATGATGTGCTTTGGGTGGTTTGGATTGTTTACTTCGTTCACCGGAATTGCCGGATAACGCTTCAACAAAACCACACCCTCATGACAACCCTATGTCAGGAGTCTTTTATAAAAGCGGCATCCACAGTCCTATGGCGCATAGAGGGTCACCAGATCAGAGGCCACGCGATGCAGTCGCCCACGAAGATCTGGTGGGTCAAGGGCCTCCGCTTCAGTCCCGAAGCCTATCAGCCAGCCTGAAAGCCAGTCAAGACACGGCACCAGGATCTCCACCTCTGTCCAGCCTTCCCGCACCCGGCTGGGCACCATGCTTGCGCAGCGCATCTCCCGCTTGACCCGCTCCATCGCCCGAGCAGAAAAGCGGGCACGGACTGGCGTGAGCTCGTGTCGAGTGATGGCCTCTGCAAGGAACTCCTTCACAGAAAAACCTTCGTGACCTTCAAAAGAATCCGTCGTGACCTCCCACCGGGAAATCCGGTCGAGCCGGAAATCTCGGAAGTCCTGGCGCATGCGGCAGTAGGCGATGAGGTGCCAATGCCGGGCATAGTACATGAGCCCCAGTGGCTCAACCTGACGGGTGGTTACCTCTCCACGAGCACCGGCATTGTAGTGCAACACAGCGCATCGCTTTCGCACCACCGCCTGCTGTAGAGGCATGAGGCAGTCGGGACGCCCCGTCTCATCCTCCCCATCATGCAGACTTAGCCAGACGCCCACAGCAGGTTGCAAGCGATTCAGGAAATCGTGCCGTTCCCTGGGCAGGACTGACCTTACCTTCAACAGGGCCGAACGCAGGGCCATTCGGAGGGAGTCGTCCGCCACCTGCTCCGTCACCTCACCACTCACGAAGAGCGCAGCAGCTTCATCTTCGGTGAACATGACAGGAGGCATGTGGTAACCCCGCATGAGGCTGTACCCAACCCCGGCCTCCGCGACTATCGGCACTCCCGCCTCCCCCAGAGCCGCAAGGTCGCGATAGACAGTCCGCACGCTGATCTCAAAGTGGTCAGCCACCCGCTCAGCGGTGATCACGCGATGACTCTGCAAAAGCAGGATCATTCCGGTAAGTCGGTCAATGCGGTTCATGAGTTGCGGGAGCGGACAGCTAGCACAGTGCTCTTGAACAGCAATAGCGATGCGCCGAGTTCGAAAAGGGACCCGGGCACAAAAAAACCGGCCACCCGAAAATGGGTGGCCGGTTGCAAGTACTTTGCGCGGGAGGCCTGGAATCTTAGGCGTTGCCCTTGGCTTGCCCCTTCGTGCCTCCTACCGAGTAGTAGCTGGCATAGTTGTAGTAAGTGTATTCCTTGAGATTGGAGGCAGAGCGGTTCAGGATGACGCCCCCCACATTGACCTGACGGTCATAAAGCAGGTCCATCGCCTTCGCGCTGAGACGAGCCATGGTCGAGGAGAGACGGACTACGAAAAGAACGGTGTCGAGCTTCGGAGCAAAGCTGGCCGTGTCATCTGCAACGAGCACCGGAGCGCTGTCGAAGATCACATAGTCGTACTCATCGCCCATTTCCTTGAGCACCTCTTCCGTCAGGCGGGAGAGGAACAACTCAGAGGTCTGGTCAAACACTTCACCACGTGGCAGGACGTGCAGGCCCTTTGTGCCGCTTTCCAGCACCGCATCACGCCAGTGGATGCCAGCCGTGAGAACGTTGCTGAAGCCGGGAGCCACCGGAAGCTTGAAGAGCTCATTCACCCCGCCACGACGAAGGTCACCGTCCACCAGCAGCACACGTGAGCCGCCCAAAGCCATGGTGATGGCCAGGTTAGATACCGTGGTCGTCTTGCCCTCGTTGGGCACGGCGCTGGTCACGAGAATCAGCTTGGGAGGTTTGCCATCTTTCCAGTTCTTGAAGAGGATCGACGAGCGGAGGTTACGGAAAGCTTCCGCATACAGATGGCGGTCATCAGCAGGACGAATGAGGGTCACGTCTCCACGGCTGCGCTGTTCTGGCACCTGTCCCACGATCGGTTCGTTCGGGAAGAGCGCCTGGAACTCGCTAAAGGAGTTCATGCGGTCATCCAGACGGTCGAAGAGCAGGAGGATGATGGATCCCGCGGCGAGACCAATAGCGAGAGCCACCAACAGCGGCACCACCAGTTCAAGTTTCACGGGCTGAGCATCAGCAGGAGGCTCCATGATGGCCACAAGATCCGTGGTCAGGAAATTGTTGGAGTTCACACGCGTCAGAGCCTGGTCCCACTTTTCTTTGTCCGCCTTGGTCTGCTCCACCCGGTTTTTGTGCGACTGGTGAGTGACAATCTTCGCGTTGGCCTCGCGGGCCCGGTTTTCCCAAATCTTGACCTGATCATTCAGGTTGTCGATCTTGGTCTTGATGCCGTCGATGCGACGCTGCCACTCTTCCACACTGGCATCCTTGTGAATGGAAATCAACGAACTCTGTGTCTGCAGCTTGGTATCGAGCTCTTTGACGACCGGATGCTCCGGACGGAAGGTCTTCAAGAGCTGATCACGCTCCTTCATGAAAAGGTTATAGTCCGCAAGAGCCTTGAGATATTCCTGTTCAGAACGGGAGAGGCCCGTGAAGAGCTCGGTGCCCGTGGGGATGTCCAGCTTGGCCATCGCGCCCTCCCCTGAGCCAGAAGAGGAGGTCCCGGCAGCAGGAGCACCTGTTGGGCCGGCGCCCTGGCGATCTTTGTTTTTCAGGTAATCATCCAGGCCCATCTTCTCCATCAGCTTGAGCTCAGTCTCATACACGTTGAGACTCTGCTTCAGTTGAGCCAGGTAGAGGGCGGACTGATTGCGGTCTCCTTCAAAGATCACCACGTCATTGTCCTTAAGGAAGGTCTCAAGGTCCCCCTGAGCCTCCTTCACCTTCTTCTCATTCAGCAGCACTTGCTCGACGATGCTGTTCATCACCCTGCTGCTGGAGTCTTCGATCATCTCCTTGCGGAATGCGATGTACTCCTGAAGCAAGGCCGTCGCGAATTCCTTCACGTACTTCCGCTCTCTGCCTGTGGCGATCACATTCAAAATGGAGGACCCCTTGGTCTGGACCACCCGGATATCGACATCAATCTCCGGCAATTCAGGATGCCTGGTGCGTACCATCTGCAACGCACGCTTGCGGAGCTCGGGACCGTTCAGGATTTCGATCTGGGTGCCATAGAATTCTGCCAGGTTGAAGTTCACCAGCGTGCTGGAGTTCTGCGAGGCATTCGCATTGACCATGGTGCCGGCGTGAATGCGACCGATCGTGCGGAACTCGAGAGGTTTACCCGTGATTCGCAGCGTTTGCACACAAACTGCGATGGCAGCCGTGAGGAGCAAGAACCACCAGCGGCGGCGGAGCAGGATCTTATACCGCTGGAACTTCGCCGAGGTCTCGTGAAACCGGTTGAGCGAGCTGGCGGGGTTCTGGAGGGTGTCGTAGGATTCCATACTTTGGATCTGACTGATGGATGGCAGTGGGGATTTTACCCGCCGCAAGGGCAATTAGGAAGCATTTTTTACAATGTACCTACGGCCCCTGGATTTGTGCCGATGACGTTTACGAAAAAGCTCCCGTTCCAGATATGGAAGGGAGCTGCGGTGACCTCTTTTGTAGAGAGAAAGTCCAAAATCGGGACTTAGAAATTGATGAGTTTTTCGTCAACGATGATGACATCGTTGGGACGGATCAGAATGTCTTTTTCCAAGCGTCCCTTGGTCATCACATCGTGTAGATTGATCTCGTAGGTGATGCTGTTCTGGCCTGGGCGCTTGCGGATCACCTTCACCTTCTTGGTCTTGGCAAACTGAGTGAAGCCTCCTGCGCGGAGAATGGCCTGACTGACGGTCAGCTCTTCTTCAGGGGCCAGCTCATATTTCCCCTGCCGCCCCACCTGTCCGTAGATGGTGACGTAGCCCATGTCATCCGGCACCATGTTCGGGCCGAACTTGCTGCGCACAGCCTTCTCCAAGGCGATAATGACCGTGGCTCTCTGGAAGTACTGCTCCTCAAGCTTGGACTTCATGGAAACCGCCACCTGTTTGCAGGTACGACCCGCCGCCTTCACCAATCCAATATAGGGGGCCTGGATGTCACCCGAGTCCTGCACGTCCAAGCTCAGCACTTTCTCAGGATCTTCCACGATCTTGAGGCTGATGCGGTCTCCAATCATCAGGGGCCGCACATCATCCAGCGATTGCATGGACATGATGCGAGACGCAGCCACAGAGGAGTCATCCCGGGTCGGAGCTGGAGCGGCTTCCGTGGAATTCGTCTGAGCAGGGGTAGTTCTGCGACGGCTGCTGCTGGACTGCTCCGCAGGCCGGAAGGACGGATCTTGAGCAGGAAGGTACTCGGAGGCGAACAAGACGGCAACAATGGCCACGAGTGCTTTTTTCATCATACTGGGTGTGGTGAACAGCAGTGAGACAACTACTGATTGATCGCGTTCGAGAATTAGAAGTTGTAGTTCACCGTCATAATCACCCGATTCTGGTCGAAGCTTTGCGCAGGGTCCTCAGCATCAGTGGTCCAGAAGCGGTATCCCAAGCCCAGATTAAGCTTGCGGTTCACTGCGTAATTCAGGTCCAGAGTGAACGCGTGCTGCGCATAATCACGACCTTCAAGATTGGAATCGGTGTTGCCGTAGTGGTATCCGAAGCCGAGGGTGACAGTGTTGGTCAAGCGATGGCTGAGGAAGGCATCAATGCCCCACTGTTCGGTGCTCTCCGCGAGACGACCACCGGAATCCTCAGCCTTCTCGTAGAAGGTCGCAAGGCTGATACGGCTGCCGCGCCAAGCGATGATACCCATCCCGTAGGTGATGTAGTCCGCGGTGATGAAGTTGGAAGTGGTGTTGAGGGACGACTCATGCCCGAACGAAAGCTGATGGGCGATGCGGGAGTTGAGCTGGTTGAAGAGCGTGACGTTGTAGTAGTAGTCGCTCAGGTCGTTTCCGTCGAAGGTGTGGCCGCTCTCGAAATCATCATCCGCCTGTTTCTGGATCTGCTGGGCAGCGAGGAGGTCAGAGAGCTGCTGGCGTTGTTGAGTGTAGGCTGCGGACTGGACCTTGGCTTCAGCAGGATCCGTGATGGAGGGCAAAGTGGCTGCGGCATTGGCGTCCAAAGCGGCGATTTGCGCCTGGGTCGAAGTGATGTCTGCATCACTGACGGAGCGGGTGAAGCTCGGCGGATCATCAAATTCAAACACCTGCACCCCCCCAGCGGCCTTCAGCATGGTGCTGCGGGTGATTGGCATGACGAAGAACACCCCGGCGGTGGCAGTGGTGCCATCGTTCTGGAAACTGTCTTTGTAGTTGATCCAGGAAAAGCTGCCTTCAAGACCGACCGTGAACGTGCCCGTAGGCGACCAGGCAAGTGACCCCGAGATGGAATCAATCGTGCGATCATACCGCTCATCCTCATCTTCAAGAGCGAGAGAGTCAGAATGGTTGAAGTTGATGGACAGGTTCAGCTTTGAGTTGATGGCCCAGTTCATGGCCAGACCCACGTCGTTCTGGAACACCCCAAAGATGTCGTTGTCATCCAGTGTGAACTGGTCGTTTGTGGCAGGCCGCACGGAAACGCGGTCATAGAGCACGAAAAGAATATCCCCCACCTGGATGTCGAAAGCCAGGGAAGATCCGGGCAGCACGTTCAAGTTGAACTCATTGCCATTGGCCGAGAGTTCAGGATGGTCAAAGTAGTGGTCAATCCCGATGCCCAAGGCAAGCGAGAGACGGTTGGACTCCGTAATGGGATAATTGGCGTCCACATTCAGGTACGCCCCCGCGATCATGTCGCTGATTTCATCCTTGGACGCCCGGGTAACGTTGTCGTTGTACTCAACGTTGGCCCCGAAACCGAGGCCGATGTTCACCGGACCGAGCTTGATGTTCCGCTTGCCTGCCAAAAAAGGGTCAGTGATGTAAGCAGGAGCAAAATAAGTGCTGGAAGAAGGATATGGACCGGCGGCCCCGCTGTAGTCCCCCACGTTACGACGGGAATACCCCAAGTATCCAGAGCGCGCACTGGGAGTGCCCAAGGCGCGAGAAATGTCTTCCGTACCCGCACGCTCTCCAAGAGCCCGCTCCTCCTCGATCACCGCCTCACCCGTGTACTCGCCGCGGCTGTAGTCGTAAACGCCCGAACTGGCAGTCGGAGCACTTTCATCCACCGCGCCATTGCGAAAACTGAACGCCCGGTTGCGCAGATCGTCGAAGAAAAGACCCGTCTGCGATGGTGCCACGCCGCTCTGGCCATAGGCAGCACCTCCGGCAACGGCGGAAATGACCATCGCGAGCGCAGCAAGATCTCTCGAGAATGGGGTCTTCGCTTTGAACGTCATATGGAAATAAAGAGATTTGGGGTACGAACTCGTCATGCAAGCAAAGCGGCTTCGCATTGTCGAGAGTAATTCGCGAGGAATTACAAATTTTCACGCCCTCAAATGCGCCAATTATGCCACCCGCCCGTGCAAGTTGGCCAATTTGCAGGAAAAGCTTGGAATTGAACACAAAATGAACAATTTCGGGCCTGCCGGGAAATGCTTTTTTTAACCCCCTTCGCCAAGGTCTGGCGAAGTGTCATTTCCGCCACTCAAATTCCAACTGAACCTCCCGACGCGGCGCACGAAAGCTCCGCGTGTCAGGCTCCAGATGACGGGGACGCACGCGACGTGAAAACAACTGGATCATGCTGGCCAGAATTCCTTTGGAGCGCCTCTTCATGAGAGGAGGATTGTGTTCAAAAGAACAGACCAGTCAATGCTCATTTACCTCAATTTATACAAATAATGAGTAAATTGCCCCTCTTCCTGACCCCAAAGGATGGCAATTTTTTCAAATTCCCCTCCCCGCTCGATTCGTTTGAACATTTTTTCAAATTCAGGATCGGCTATTTTCCGACTGAAACTGATGTAGAAAACGCGATTTTCCTGACGAGCGCGGGCGATGAGCGGATCCAGTTCGGAAGTCTGCTCAATAATGGCCACCCCACGGTCATAGATATCCACATCCGAGTAAGCCGCCGCGTGGAAAGCCCCGGCAGGCACGGCTTGAGCGACACCGCGGAGATCCTCCTTGCCGAGATGGTGATAGCGAAGGCCCATCCAGAGCCATCCTGTCAACACCATGGTCAGGAGGAAACCCACTGCGGCACGCTGCCAGAGGTGTCGATTGCCGAAGCTGCCTGCCGCCCCCAGCACCACGCACCACCCGGTCAGGACGTGCAAAAGATACCAGAGGTGTATGAAATTCCCCTGCCGTCCCATGGCAAGCCAGCCGCCTAAGACGGCAAGAGGCCCCGCCACAAGGATCACCCTGGCCACTCCTCCCGCCCGAACCAGGGCCACACTGCCCAAGGCAGCAAGCAACCCCACACTGCCAACACCCACCCAAATCCATGGCTGCTGAGAAAGGAAGCGTCCGAGAGCGAGGTTCACGGGATTTCCCGGATCAGAGTCCACCCACCGGACGCCAGCCACCAGACAACCTGCCAGGTCCAGCCACCATCCCAACCCCATATGGCCGTGGATGCTGACGTTGTTTTGCAAGGCCTTCAGCAACTGGGGCAACATGGGCAACAGCAACGGCACGGCAAACATCGCCCCCACCACCATGCCAAACAGAGGCCCCCAAAGCTGGCCCCAACCCTGCCGGCCTTTCCAGACACGCCAAACCCAGCCGAGCAGGAAAAGGCCGTTGAAAGCAACCAGATAGTAGAGAGTCCCGGAAAAGCTCCACAAGGCGAAGAACTGGGCCAGCCCCATGCCCACCCACCAGCGCCAGCGATTCTCCTGCCACGCCCGCAGGGCGAAATAGAGACATAATGCCACCCCCAGCATCATGAAGGCATACCCCCTGGCCTCTGATGAATAACGCACATGCCACGGATGCAGCCCCAGCAGGAGCATGCCCCACCAGCAGGCAGCGCTGCCAGGAAAAAGCCGCCGGAGCAAAATCCAAACCACCACCAAGGTGACAAGCCCTGCCACCCAGGAGGGGAAACGCAGCCCCACCTCATGCACCGTACCCACCGGGGCCCCGGTGAGCCGGAGGGCCGCCGCATGACTGAGCCGGGCCGACACGGA contains these protein-coding regions:
- a CDS encoding outer membrane beta-barrel protein, with the translated sequence MTFKAKTPFSRDLAALAMVISAVAGGAAYGQSGVAPSQTGLFFDDLRNRAFSFRNGAVDESAPTASSGVYDYSRGEYTGEAVIEEERALGERAGTEDISRALGTPSARSGYLGYSRRNVGDYSGAAGPYPSSSTYFAPAYITDPFLAGKRNIKLGPVNIGLGFGANVEYNDNVTRASKDEISDMIAGAYLNVDANYPITESNRLSLALGIGIDHYFDHPELSANGNEFNLNVLPGSSLAFDIQVGDILFVLYDRVSVRPATNDQFTLDDNDIFGVFQNDVGLAMNWAINSKLNLSINFNHSDSLALEDEDERYDRTIDSISGSLAWSPTGTFTVGLEGSFSWINYKDSFQNDGTTATAGVFFVMPITRSTMLKAAGGVQVFEFDDPPSFTRSVSDADITSTQAQIAALDANAAATLPSITDPAEAKVQSAAYTQQRQQLSDLLAAQQIQKQADDDFESGHTFDGNDLSDYYYNVTLFNQLNSRIAHQLSFGHESSLNTTSNFITADYITYGMGIIAWRGSRISLATFYEKAEDSGGRLAESTEQWGIDAFLSHRLTNTVTLGFGYHYGNTDSNLEGRDYAQHAFTLDLNYAVNRKLNLGLGYRFWTTDAEDPAQSFDQNRVIMTVNYNF
- a CDS encoding glycosyltransferase family 39 protein; this translates as MIPPGGNSAARWLTWMLAGAALLFWIAVLATGKDWRDALHILEGEAKVKSQDRVIAYAHWGLYWGCLLDAVLCTGLGATARWWAAAVRPGQAVKVARLSRIGWVALFTILVLAGTVRWLRLDLSLYNDEAHNFRRYFSGYFQQRTDGTSRWREPSWGETLWLNQVGNNSTPFSVSARLSHAAALRLTGAPVGTVHEVGLRFPSWVAGLVTLVVVWILLRRLFPGSAACWWGMLLLGLHPWHVRYSSEARGYAFMMLGVALCLYFALRAWQENRWRWWVGMGLAQFFALWSFSGTLYYLVAFNGLFLLGWVWRVWKGRQGWGQLWGPLFGMVVGAMFAVPLLLPMLPQLLKALQNNVSIHGHMGLGWWLDLAGCLVAGVRWVDSDPGNPVNLALGRFLSQQPWIWVGVGSVGLLAALGSVALVRAGGVARVILVAGPLAVLGGWLAMGRQGNFIHLWYLLHVLTGWCVVLGAAGSFGNRHLWQRAAVGFLLTMVLTGWLWMGLRYHHLGKEDLRGVAQAVPAGAFHAAAYSDVDIYDRGVAIIEQTSELDPLIARARQENRVFYISFSRKIADPEFEKMFKRIERGGEFEKIAILWGQEEGQFTHYLYKLR
- a CDS encoding polysaccharide biosynthesis/export family protein produces the protein MMKKALVAIVAVLFASEYLPAQDPSFRPAEQSSSSRRRTTPAQTNSTEAAPAPTRDDSSVAASRIMSMQSLDDVRPLMIGDRISLKIVEDPEKVLSLDVQDSGDIQAPYIGLVKAAGRTCKQVAVSMKSKLEEQYFQRATVIIALEKAVRSKFGPNMVPDDMGYVTIYGQVGRQGKYELAPEEELTVSQAILRAGGFTQFAKTKKVKVIRKRPGQNSITYEINLHDVMTKGRLEKDILIRPNDVIIVDEKLINF
- a CDS encoding polysaccharide biosynthesis tyrosine autokinase → MESYDTLQNPASSLNRFHETSAKFQRYKILLRRRWWFLLLTAAIAVCVQTLRITGKPLEFRTIGRIHAGTMVNANASQNSSTLVNFNLAEFYGTQIEILNGPELRKRALQMVRTRHPELPEIDVDIRVVQTKGSSILNVIATGRERKYVKEFATALLQEYIAFRKEMIEDSSSRVMNSIVEQVLLNEKKVKEAQGDLETFLKDNDVVIFEGDRNQSALYLAQLKQSLNVYETELKLMEKMGLDDYLKNKDRQGAGPTGAPAAGTSSSGSGEGAMAKLDIPTGTELFTGLSRSEQEYLKALADYNLFMKERDQLLKTFRPEHPVVKELDTKLQTQSSLISIHKDASVEEWQRRIDGIKTKIDNLNDQVKIWENRAREANAKIVTHQSHKNRVEQTKADKEKWDQALTRVNSNNFLTTDLVAIMEPPADAQPVKLELVVPLLVALAIGLAAGSIILLLFDRLDDRMNSFSEFQALFPNEPIVGQVPEQRSRGDVTLIRPADDRHLYAEAFRNLRSSILFKNWKDGKPPKLILVTSAVPNEGKTTTVSNLAITMALGGSRVLLVDGDLRRGGVNELFKLPVAPGFSNVLTAGIHWRDAVLESGTKGLHVLPRGEVFDQTSELFLSRLTEEVLKEMGDEYDYVIFDSAPVLVADDTASFAPKLDTVLFVVRLSSTMARLSAKAMDLLYDRQVNVGGVILNRSASNLKEYTYYNYASYYSVGGTKGQAKGNA